A stretch of the Perca flavescens isolate YP-PL-M2 chromosome 3, PFLA_1.0, whole genome shotgun sequence genome encodes the following:
- the mpzl3 gene encoding myelin protein zero-like protein 3: MRVNPFSQLKMRRPRKGNTSHVVLLLYLIGFFAPCLVSSITVSTPVELHASKGDTVTLSCTYTSTSRPTSKMTVDWSYRPQSGGPPLTFFHFSSRAFPPLDGQFTGRIRWQGTPSRGDASISLINATLKDNGTYTCSVRNPPDVHGSPTAHTVLTVTPKVPSIRFSDVAVLLAFVLLPSAIITLILIGRMLCPKKRRNQSKAYRSPIEVTEGEEYGIHPPEAKEKRASCCNLYLMDLEDEDEDGYYNLKKKPPVDEGYAESQC; encoded by the exons atgcGAGTGAACCCGTTTTCACAACTTAAAATGCGTCGACCGCGTAAAGGGAATACCTCTCATGTCGTCTTGCTGCTGTATTTGATCGGCTTTTTCG CACCTTGCCTAGTCTCCTCCATTACAGTGAGTACCCCAGTAGAGCTCCATGCATCTAAAGGGGATACCGTCACATTGTCCTGCACCTATACTTCCACCAGTAGGCCGACCAGTAAGATGACTGTCGACTGGTCTTATAGGCCCCAAAGTGGAGGGCCGCCACTGACA TTTTTCCACTTCTCCTCACGGGCGTTCCCTCCACTTGACGGTCAGTTTACTGGTCGAATCCGGTGGCAGGGAACCCCGTCACGCGGGGATGCCTCCATCTCTCTGATCAACGCCACGTTGAAAGATAATGGGACCTACACATGCTCCGTCAGGAACCCCCCTGATGTCCACGGGTCCCCGACTGCTCACACTGTGCTTACTGTCACACCAAAAG tgccCAGCATTCGCTTCTCTGATGTTGCGGTCCTCCTCGCTTTCGTCCTCCTCCCCTCCGCTATCATCACCCTCATTCTGATTGGCCGGATGCTCTGTCCCAAGAAACGGCGCAACCAATCAAAGGCCTACAGATCACCCATAGAGGTCACAGAGGG AGAGGAGTATGGCATCCACCCACCGGAGGCCAAAGAAAAGAGGGCCTCATGCTGTAACCTATATCTGATG GACTtggaagatgaagatgaagatgggTATTACAACCTAAAAAAGAAGCCTCCTGTGGATGAAGGCTATGCTGAGTCTCAGTGCTAG
- the LOC114552580 gene encoding myelin protein zero-like protein 2, with translation MCVKGVYFLTVLSGLAASGVLQVSGMRIYTSGNVEAVNGTDVRLKCTFQSSSPINPNAIVISWSFRPLNLDQEESVFHYQQKPYPPLEGPFRKRVVWAGDVMGRDASIILQQVKFTYNGTYICQVKNPPDVHGTVGKIRLRVVTTASLSELLLLALAIGGGIAAVVILLIIILSCRRCKKRRQGEREGNEEAPRKERKDPTVW, from the exons ATGTGCGTAAAAGGGGTCTATTTCCTCACCGTCCTGTCTGGACTCGCAGCTTCAG GCGTGCTGCAGGTTAGCGGGATGCGTATATACACATCTGGGAATGTGGAGGCAGTCAATGGGACGGATGTTCGCCTGAAGTGCACATTCCAGAGTTCCTCTCCCATCAACCCCAACGCCATCGTCATCTCATGGAGCTTCAGACCCCTCAATCTAGACCAAGAAGAGTCg GTGTTCCACTATCAGCAGAAACCATATCCTCCCTTAGAGGGCCCTTTCAGGAAACGTGTCGTTTGGGCCGGTGATGTCATGGGCCGTGACGCCTCCATCATACTTCAACAGGTCAAGTTCACCTACAACGGCACTTACATCTGCCAGGTCAAGAATCCACCGGATGTCCACGGCACGGTTGGAAAAATTCGACTCCGCGTCGTCACCACAG CCTCTTTATCCGAACTTCTCCTTCTGGCGTTGGCCATCGGGGGCGGTATTGCTGCTGTGgtcatcctcctcatcatcatttTGTCCTGCAGGCGGTGCAAGAAGAGGAGACAGGGAGAGCGGGAAGGGAATGAGGAGGCTCCCCGCAAAGAGAGAAAAGACCCCACTGTGTGGTAA